A single Cottoperca gobio chromosome 3, fCotGob3.1, whole genome shotgun sequence DNA region contains:
- the tub gene encoding tubby protein homolog isoform X1, with amino-acid sequence MEGVSSNRSMSYSRWSYDSTLDDEGTNLRQQKLDRQRALLEQKQKKKRQEPLMVQSNVDGRSRTRRTKQSEEQAPLVESYLSSNSSTIYHVQKADQEEVKVIADTQPPRSAKKGKASASSTPQTSSDKKERKGKHKAIDGLASQQDDAQIQILTVGHPSAEEGEVEPVMSCTQSQSKQDLRVTMLKKGISSSMNFDEEEDDEDEISSSSSQLNSNTRPGSATSKKSCKEVASAPTPPVNEPAIDVDDLEEFSLRPAPQGIRVKCRITRDKKGMDRGMYPTYYLHLEREDGKKVFLLAGRKRKKSKTSNYLISIDPTDLSRGGESFIGKLRSNLMGTKFTVYDSGLNPMKSTTSLEASNLRQELAAICYETNVLGFKGPRKMSVIIPGMNMDHERVSIRPRNDHESLLARWQNKNTESVIELHNKTPVWNDDTQSYVLNFHGRVTQASVKNFQIIHDNDPDYIVMQFGRVAEDIFTMDYNYPMCALQAFAIALSSFDSKLACE; translated from the exons cACTTTAGATGATGAGGGCACCAACCTCCGACAGCAGAAGCTGGACAGACAG AGAGCGCTCCTTgaacagaagcagaagaagaagaggcaggagCCTCTGATGGTGCAGTCCAATGTGGACGGGAGATCTCGCACTCGTCGGACCAAACAGAGCGAGGAACAGGCTCCGCTGGTGGAATCCTAcctcagcagcaacagcagcaccatCTACCACG TGCAAAAAGCTGACCAGGAGGAGGTGAAGGTGATCGCGGACACACAGCCGCCTCGGTCAGCCAAAAAGGGCAAAGCATCGGCCAGCTCCACACCGCAGACGAGCAGCGacaagaaggagaggaagggcaAACACAAAG CGATCGATGGCCTGGCTTCCCAGCAGGATGATGCTCAGATCCAGATCCTGACGGTGGGACACCCCAGCGCAGAGGAGGGCGAGGTCGAGCCCGTCATGAGCTGCACTCAGTCGCAGAGTAAACAGGATCTGCGCGTCACCATGCTCAAGAAAG GAATATCTAGCAGTATGAATTttgatgaagaagaggatgatgaagatgaaattAGCTCCAGTTCCtcacaactcaacagcaacacgAGACCAGGCTCTGCCACGAGCAAGAAGTCATGCAAG GAGGTGGCCTCAGCACCCACTCCACCAGTCAATGAACCTGCCATCGACGTAGACGACCTTGAAGAGTTTTCTCTGCGACCTGCACCCCAGGGGATTCGAGTAAAGTGCAGAATCACCAGAGACAAGAAAGGCATGGACAGAGGCATGTATCCCACCTACTACCTTCACCTGGAGAGAGAGGACGGCAAGAAG GTGTTTCTGTTAGCTGgcaggaagaggaaaaagagtaAAACATCAAATTACCTCATCTCCATCGATCCCACTGATCTGTCTCGAGGTGGAGAGAGCTTCATTGGTAAACTGAG gTCTAACCTCATGGGAACTAAGTTCACTGTATACGACAGCGGCCTGAACCCCATGAAGAGCACCACCAGCCTTGAAGCTAGCAACCTGCGTCAAGAGTTAGCAGCCATTTGCTAT GAAACCAATGTTTTAGGATTCAAAGGACCTCGCAAAATGAGTGTCATCATTCCTGGAATGAACATGGACCACGAGAGAGTCTCTATTCGCCCGCGAAAT GACCACGAGTCACTGCTGGCCAGGTGGCAGAACAAGAACACAGAGAGCGTGATTGAACTTCACAACAAGACACCTGTGTGGAACGATGACACACAATCCTATGTGCTCAACTTCCACGGCAGAGTCACTCAGGCCTCTGTCAAAAATTTCCAAATCATTCACGACAATGACC CTGACTACATTGTGATGCAGTTTGGCCGTGTGGCAGAGGATATCTTCACCATGGACTATAACTACCCAATGTGTGCCCTGCAAGCCTTTGCCATTGCCCTCTCCAGCTTTGACAGCAAATTAGCCTGTGAATAG
- the tub gene encoding tubby protein homolog isoform X2, whose protein sequence is MSSKHSSDWIPYSTLDDEGTNLRQQKLDRQRALLEQKQKKKRQEPLMVQSNVDGRSRTRRTKQSEEQAPLVESYLSSNSSTIYHVQKADQEEVKVIADTQPPRSAKKGKASASSTPQTSSDKKERKGKHKAIDGLASQQDDAQIQILTVGHPSAEEGEVEPVMSCTQSQSKQDLRVTMLKKGISSSMNFDEEEDDEDEISSSSSQLNSNTRPGSATSKKSCKEVASAPTPPVNEPAIDVDDLEEFSLRPAPQGIRVKCRITRDKKGMDRGMYPTYYLHLEREDGKKVFLLAGRKRKKSKTSNYLISIDPTDLSRGGESFIGKLRSNLMGTKFTVYDSGLNPMKSTTSLEASNLRQELAAICYETNVLGFKGPRKMSVIIPGMNMDHERVSIRPRNDHESLLARWQNKNTESVIELHNKTPVWNDDTQSYVLNFHGRVTQASVKNFQIIHDNDPDYIVMQFGRVAEDIFTMDYNYPMCALQAFAIALSSFDSKLACE, encoded by the exons cACTTTAGATGATGAGGGCACCAACCTCCGACAGCAGAAGCTGGACAGACAG AGAGCGCTCCTTgaacagaagcagaagaagaagaggcaggagCCTCTGATGGTGCAGTCCAATGTGGACGGGAGATCTCGCACTCGTCGGACCAAACAGAGCGAGGAACAGGCTCCGCTGGTGGAATCCTAcctcagcagcaacagcagcaccatCTACCACG TGCAAAAAGCTGACCAGGAGGAGGTGAAGGTGATCGCGGACACACAGCCGCCTCGGTCAGCCAAAAAGGGCAAAGCATCGGCCAGCTCCACACCGCAGACGAGCAGCGacaagaaggagaggaagggcaAACACAAAG CGATCGATGGCCTGGCTTCCCAGCAGGATGATGCTCAGATCCAGATCCTGACGGTGGGACACCCCAGCGCAGAGGAGGGCGAGGTCGAGCCCGTCATGAGCTGCACTCAGTCGCAGAGTAAACAGGATCTGCGCGTCACCATGCTCAAGAAAG GAATATCTAGCAGTATGAATTttgatgaagaagaggatgatgaagatgaaattAGCTCCAGTTCCtcacaactcaacagcaacacgAGACCAGGCTCTGCCACGAGCAAGAAGTCATGCAAG GAGGTGGCCTCAGCACCCACTCCACCAGTCAATGAACCTGCCATCGACGTAGACGACCTTGAAGAGTTTTCTCTGCGACCTGCACCCCAGGGGATTCGAGTAAAGTGCAGAATCACCAGAGACAAGAAAGGCATGGACAGAGGCATGTATCCCACCTACTACCTTCACCTGGAGAGAGAGGACGGCAAGAAG GTGTTTCTGTTAGCTGgcaggaagaggaaaaagagtaAAACATCAAATTACCTCATCTCCATCGATCCCACTGATCTGTCTCGAGGTGGAGAGAGCTTCATTGGTAAACTGAG gTCTAACCTCATGGGAACTAAGTTCACTGTATACGACAGCGGCCTGAACCCCATGAAGAGCACCACCAGCCTTGAAGCTAGCAACCTGCGTCAAGAGTTAGCAGCCATTTGCTAT GAAACCAATGTTTTAGGATTCAAAGGACCTCGCAAAATGAGTGTCATCATTCCTGGAATGAACATGGACCACGAGAGAGTCTCTATTCGCCCGCGAAAT GACCACGAGTCACTGCTGGCCAGGTGGCAGAACAAGAACACAGAGAGCGTGATTGAACTTCACAACAAGACACCTGTGTGGAACGATGACACACAATCCTATGTGCTCAACTTCCACGGCAGAGTCACTCAGGCCTCTGTCAAAAATTTCCAAATCATTCACGACAATGACC CTGACTACATTGTGATGCAGTTTGGCCGTGTGGCAGAGGATATCTTCACCATGGACTATAACTACCCAATGTGTGCCCTGCAAGCCTTTGCCATTGCCCTCTCCAGCTTTGACAGCAAATTAGCCTGTGAATAG